The window CTGCCAGCGAATCAGGCTGGTCATGCCGGGGCTGATGGTCTGGTGTACCAGCAGGTCGTGCAGGCCGAAGAAGATCGGCCGCAGCACCAGCGCGACCACTGCCATCCACAACAGCTCGCCGCCATGCACCGAGAAGAATTGGGTATTGGGGGTGACCTGGGCGAGGTCGATGATCCGGCTCAGGTAGCTGAACAGCGCCACTTCGATCAAGGCGGCGAACAGCCCGACGATCAGCAGGGCGACGAAGCTCGGCCAGACCTGGCGCAGGTAATAAAGGTAGAAGGGCAGGACCTTGTTGGGAGGCGCGGCGGTGGGCGCGTCGCGGAAGATATCGATCAGTTGTTCAAAGCGACGATAGAGCATGGGATCTGGTGCCCGTCGATCGGGCTCTCCTTGAAGGTGACGCAGAGCCGGCCGAGGCTTCCTGCCCACGGCCGGCTGCCGCCGTTAGTCGATGCGCTTGGCCGACTTGATGTAGACCGGGTCCACGGGTACGTCCGACATGCCACCACGGTTGGTGGTCTGCGAGTTGACGATGATGTCGACCACGTCCATGCCCTTGACCACCTTGCCGAACACCGCGTAGCCGGCATCGCGGCCCGGGTCGAGGAAGTCATTGTCCTTGACGTTGATGAAGAATTGGCTGGTGGCCGAGTTCGGGTCGGAGGTGCGGGCCATGGCCAGGGTGCCACGGACGTTGTGCAGGCCGTTGCTGGCTTCGTTCCTGATCGGGTCGTTGGTTGGCTTCTGGCTCATCTGCGCGGTAAAGCCGCCACCCTGGGCCATGAAGCCCGGGATCACCCGGTGGAAAATCGTGTTGTTGTAGAAACCGCTGTCAACGTAGGACAGGAAGTTCTTGGTACTGATCGGCGCCTTGACCGGGTCCAGTTCGATTTCGATGGTGCCGTTGGTGGTCACCAGTTGCACGTGAGGCGCCTTGGCTGCCTCGGTGGCGGCCATCAGGTTGGCGGCGAACAGGACGGAGCCGGTGAACAGGGCGATTTTTTTCAGCATGGTTCAGTGATCCTGGGTGGTGGTTTCGACTGCGCTCAGAAACTCGAGCAGGGTCCGGTTGAAGACCTGGGGTTGGTCCAGTGGGGTAGCGTGACGGGAGTCGTTGATGACTACCAGTCGGGCATCGGGAATAAGTTTGACATAGCTTTGCTTGAGCGAGACCGGCGTGTAGTCGCGGTCGGCGCTGACGATCAGGGTTGGACAGGTGATCGCCGACAGTCGTTCCTGAACGCCCCAGTCGACGATGGCATCGAAGCTGGCGAGGTAGGCGCGCTTGTCGTTCCTGGCCCAGCGCTCGGTCATCTTGCGGCGCAATTCGGCCTGTTCCGGCTTGGGAAAGAGCATCGAGCCCAGGGCCTTGCCGATGCTGTTCAGGCTCAGCAGGCGCGCCAGGCTCCAGCGCTTGGCCCACTGCCAGTAATCGTTGGCGGTGCGGACCTTGACCTCAGGCGCGCTGTTGACCACGCACAGGCTGCGAAGCAGCCGGGGGCGGTCGACGGCCAGCTGGAAACCGATCATGCCGCCCATCGACAGGCCCACCAGGTGCGTGGGGCCCAGCTCCAGGTGTTCGATCAGGGCCACCACGTCGGCGGTGAAACCGGCGATGCTGTAGCGCTGGCGTGGCTTGTCGGAGCGGCCGTGGCCGCGGATGTCGACGACGATCACCCGATAGCGCTCGGCCAGGACCGGCACCTGCAGTTCCCAGTCCAGGCCACTGGAGCCCAGCCCGTGGACCAGCAGAACCGGCGTGCCCTCGCCGTGTTCCTCGTAGTGCAGCCTGCAACCATCGTGTTCGAAATAGGCCATCGGTCAACGTCCTGTCAGGCTTGCAGGGGAGCGGCAAACGGTGCATCCAGCGGTGCGGTGTCGAAGGTGCGCAGCAGTTCGACGAGAATCTGCGTGGCCGGCCCCAGGGGTTTGTCCTTGTTCGAGTACAGGTAGAACGCCGGGTGGCGACTGCCGCCCTGGTCCAAGGGTAGTTGCTTGAGCAGGCCTTCGCGGATTTCCCGTTCGATCAGGTGGCGCGGCAGCCAGGCGAAGCCCAGGCCATTGCCGACGAAGCTGGCGGCGGTGGCCAGGCTGCCGACGGTCCAGCGCTGTTCGGCGCCGAGCCAGCCGACGTCCCGTGGCTGCTGGCGGCCGGAGTCGCGGATCACCACTTGCAACTGGCTCTCCAGGTCCTGGAAGGTCAGTTGTCGTTGCAGACGGTGCAGGGCGTGTTCCGGGTGGGCGACGGCGACGAACTCTACCGTGCTCATTTCCGTACCCAGGTAGCCGCGAATATTGACGCTGCTGATAGCGAGGTCGGCGACGCCCTCGAGCAGTACCTCCTCGACCCCGGACAGTACTTCTTCACGCAGGCGAACGCGGCAGCCGCGGCTCTGCGGCATGAACGCGGTCAGCGCGCGGACCAGCCGGGCGTTGGGGTAGGCGGCATCGACCACCAGCCGCACCTCGGCCTCCCAGCCTTGCTCCATGTGGTGCGCCAGGTCCTCGAGCTGGCTGGCCTGCTTGACCAGTTGCCGCGAGCGTCGCAACAGCACCTCGCCGGCTTCGGTCAGCACCGCCTTGCGCCCGTCGATACGCAGCAGCGGCACGCCGAGCTGATCCTGCATGCGGGCCACGGTATAGCTGACGGACGACTGCGAGCGGTGCAGGGCTTCGGCCGCCTGGGCGAAGCCACCATGATCGACCACGGCCTGCAGCGTTCGCCATTGATCGAGGGTCACGCGGGGCGCTTTCAAGTTGGGTTCCTCTTGTCCTAAGCTGGCGGTCCACATTGGAGACCGCCGAATGAGAAAGTTCTGTTGTGTGTTGCTGGCCTTGCTACCGCTCAGCGCCTTTGCCTACCCGATCGATGTCGAGAAACAGCTCAATGGCCTGAGCATCGACTACACGGCCCATGACACCGACCAGGACATCGGCTCCCTCCAGTTGAACAACTACGGCAAGACCGACGCGCTGTGCCGGGTAGTGTTCACCAATGGCCCCGAGGCGCCGAAGACCCGCCAGGTGGAGGTGCTGGCCGGTAAAAGCGTGAACGTCACCGCCAAGTTCAACCGCAAGATCATCCGGCTGCGGATGAACCTCAGTTGCACGGCGAAATGACACCACCGTTCCATTACCGATAAGCATGCGCCTTCTATGAACAAATTTATAGATAGGTTGAAGCAGATTTTTCCGCTTTTTAATCGATATCGTCCTGTTTAATCTTTGCTCCATCGACTTAACGCATTCACCGATGGAGCACTTCCCATGTCCCGCGTACTGATCATCGAAAGCAGCGCCCGCCAGCAAGACTCGGTTTCCCGTCAGCTGACCCAGCAGTTCATCAGCCAATGGAAAGCCGCGCATCCCGCCGACGAGATCACTGTGCGTGACCTGGCGCAGAACCCGGTGCCACACCTGGACAGCAACCTGCTGGGCGGCTGGATGAAACCGCAGGAACAACGCAGCGCGATCGAGCAGGCTTCCCTGGAACGTTCCAACGAGCTGACTGACGAACTGCTGGCGGCCGACGTGCTGGTGCTGGCCGCGCCGATGTACAACTTCGCCATCCCCAGCACCCTCAAGGCCTGGCTGGACCACGTGCTGCGTGCCGGCGTGACCTTCAAGTACACCGAAACCGGGCCGCAGGGCCTGCTGACCGGCAAGCAAGCCTACGTGCTGACCGCGCGTGGCGGGTTGTACGCCGGTGGCACCAACGACCACCAGGAACCCTACCTGCGCCAGGTGCTGGCCTTCATCGGCATCCATGACGTGGACTTCATCCATGCCGAAGGCCTGAACATGGGCGGCGACCTGCACGAGAAGGGCCTGAACCAGGCGAAAGCCCGCCTGGCCCAGATCGCCTGAGGTCTTAATCTTCAGCTAATCGCGAAGGGGTTAACTGTCTGCAAGTTCTTCAAACAGCCCCTTCAAGTTGTTTGCGCATCGAACCTCCCTTTGCACTGGTTGCTCCTGAGTGCATGTAACCCGATCCGGCCCCCGTGCCCGATCGGGTTTTTTTATGGCCGCGCGCCGGAAAAGCCGTTAAGGTCGCCGCCATTCATTTTGTGCGAAATTCCTGATTCCCCTGGCTTGACACCACTCCTGTAGGAGCCGGGCTTGCCCGCGAATGGGCCCTCAAGGCCGCTAGGCTGTGTGTGAAATTGTTTGAAACGCGGGTTAGCAAGGCAAAAACCGGCGAGGAACGACCGGGGGCGCGCCCGACTTGACTGGTTGTCAATGAGCATTCCGAGCCGGTTTTTAACGCCGCATAACCAAGTTTCAAGCGATTTCATACATAGCCTGAAAGCTTCGCGGGCAAGCCCGGCTCTCACAGAGGTTGTGTTCGGCCACAACATCTACGAGGCCTCATGGGTTACCTGCTTATCGTCACGCTGATCCAGGCGTTTTCCTTCAACCTGATCGGCGAATACCTGGCCGGTCACGTCGACAGCTATTTCGCGGTACTGGTCCGGGTGGTACTGGCCGGGTTGATCTTCATCCCGCTGACCCGCTGGCGCCAGGTGCCACCGGCGTTCATGCGCGGCATGCTGCTGATCGGCGCTCTGCAGTTCGGCGTCACCTACGTTTGCCTGTACCTGAGCTTTCGCGTGCTGACGGTGCCGGAAGTCCTGTTGTTCACCATCCTCACGCCGTTGCACGTGACCCTGATCGAAGATGCCCTCAACCGGCGTTTCAACCCGTGGGCGCTGGTCGCGGCCCTGGTGGCGGTCAGTGGTGCGGCGGTGATCCGCTATGACCGGATCAACCCGGACTTCTTCATGGGCTTCCTGCTGCTGCAACTGGCCAACTTCACCTACGCTGCGGGCCAGGTCATGTACAAGCACCTGGTCGCACGCCATCCGAGCGACCAGCCGCACTACCGGCATTTCGGCTACTTCTTCCTCGGGGCGTTGGCGGTGGCGTTGCCGGCCTTCCTGCTGTTCGGCAAGGCCCATTACCTGCCGGATGGCACTGCGCAGTGGCTGGTGCTGGTGTTCCTCGGCCTGGTCGCCACGGCGTTGGGCATGTACTGGTGGAACAAGGGGGCGTGCCTGGTCAACGGTGGCACCCTGGCGGTGATGAACAACCTGCACGTTCCGGTTGGGCTGTTGATGAATCTGCTGATCTGGAACCTGCACGAAGATCTGCTGCGCCTGTTCGTGGGCGGTGGTGTCATCCTGGCTGCGGTCTGGATCAGCCGCTTGGGCGTGCGCCGATCTGACACTCATTGTGCATAAGCGCACTGT of the Pseudomonas vanderleydeniana genome contains:
- a CDS encoding peptidylprolyl isomerase produces the protein MLKKIALFTGSVLFAANLMAATEAAKAPHVQLVTTNGTIEIELDPVKAPISTKNFLSYVDSGFYNNTIFHRVIPGFMAQGGGFTAQMSQKPTNDPIRNEASNGLHNVRGTLAMARTSDPNSATSQFFINVKDNDFLDPGRDAGYAVFGKVVKGMDVVDIIVNSQTTNRGGMSDVPVDPVYIKSAKRID
- a CDS encoding LysR family transcriptional regulator encodes the protein MKAPRVTLDQWRTLQAVVDHGGFAQAAEALHRSQSSVSYTVARMQDQLGVPLLRIDGRKAVLTEAGEVLLRRSRQLVKQASQLEDLAHHMEQGWEAEVRLVVDAAYPNARLVRALTAFMPQSRGCRVRLREEVLSGVEEVLLEGVADLAISSVNIRGYLGTEMSTVEFVAVAHPEHALHRLQRQLTFQDLESQLQVVIRDSGRQQPRDVGWLGAEQRWTVGSLATAASFVGNGLGFAWLPRHLIEREIREGLLKQLPLDQGGSRHPAFYLYSNKDKPLGPATQILVELLRTFDTAPLDAPFAAPLQA
- a CDS encoding carboxylate/amino acid/amine transporter — encoded protein: MGYLLIVTLIQAFSFNLIGEYLAGHVDSYFAVLVRVVLAGLIFIPLTRWRQVPPAFMRGMLLIGALQFGVTYVCLYLSFRVLTVPEVLLFTILTPLHVTLIEDALNRRFNPWALVAALVAVSGAAVIRYDRINPDFFMGFLLLQLANFTYAAGQVMYKHLVARHPSDQPHYRHFGYFFLGALAVALPAFLLFGKAHYLPDGTAQWLVLVFLGLVATALGMYWWNKGACLVNGGTLAVMNNLHVPVGLLMNLLIWNLHEDLLRLFVGGGVILAAVWISRLGVRRSDTHCA
- a CDS encoding FMN-dependent NADH-azoreductase, whose translation is MSRVLIIESSARQQDSVSRQLTQQFISQWKAAHPADEITVRDLAQNPVPHLDSNLLGGWMKPQEQRSAIEQASLERSNELTDELLAADVLVLAAPMYNFAIPSTLKAWLDHVLRAGVTFKYTETGPQGLLTGKQAYVLTARGGLYAGGTNDHQEPYLRQVLAFIGIHDVDFIHAEGLNMGGDLHEKGLNQAKARLAQIA
- a CDS encoding alpha/beta fold hydrolase; translation: MAYFEHDGCRLHYEEHGEGTPVLLVHGLGSSGLDWELQVPVLAERYRVIVVDIRGHGRSDKPRQRYSIAGFTADVVALIEHLELGPTHLVGLSMGGMIGFQLAVDRPRLLRSLCVVNSAPEVKVRTANDYWQWAKRWSLARLLSLNSIGKALGSMLFPKPEQAELRRKMTERWARNDKRAYLASFDAIVDWGVQERLSAITCPTLIVSADRDYTPVSLKQSYVKLIPDARLVVINDSRHATPLDQPQVFNRTLLEFLSAVETTTQDH
- a CDS encoding 3-phosphoglycerate kinase, yielding MRKFCCVLLALLPLSAFAYPIDVEKQLNGLSIDYTAHDTDQDIGSLQLNNYGKTDALCRVVFTNGPEAPKTRQVEVLAGKSVNVTAKFNRKIIRLRMNLSCTAK